The nucleotide sequence TATGTGAATATATTGCTTTAAAGATTCAGAGTGTAAAATCATCAATCAGCTGTTAATTGATTAAAAATGCACCTAATGCCAGAGGCTATTCATCTTGTTAGTAAATCACCAGGCCAGAGGATGACATGTACTGCTTTCTGAATGAAGGTTTAAGGTACATTTAAGTACAGTGTTTCTTCAGTTCAGTGATCCCTCTAAAGCCACACCTTCAAAAACACATTCACGATACTGGAAACACCAAAAGGAAACAAAATGCTCCATGGATTGTCATGTAGTCATTTGAACAAGACCGAAGGCTCGCTTTACAAGCTCATGCACCAAAGCTTATACTTTTACAATATCAGGACTAGGAGGAGGATTTCAGGGCTCTGGATGTTGTTTGAGAAAGAGTCTAAAAACACCCGAGTGATAATGTGACAGAGTTGATTGAAATGCTGCACTATTCTGATAGGTTCGATGTCATATATTCTCCTGTTTATAAAATCTGGCAAAGCCCCAGAAACTAGAGTTTTGAGCATAAATAttattgacagaaatgtaagaATATTTTTCCAAGTATCTCTGTAATTGTGTTGCActcaaataaagaataaaacactggatGTTTCTGCATAGGAAAATAATGGGTCATGGGACTGAGAGGTATGGTGCGGCCTGACGCAAAGCTGAAAATAATTACTGTCACTAATCCCAAAAAACCTTCCAGCCAGACTTTCATGCTACTGAGAATGGAGAAagttatatacaccaatcaggcataacattatgagcagtgagaggtgacgtgaataagagtatctcctcatcatggcacctgttagtgggtgggatatattaggcagcaagtcaacattttgtcctgaaagttgatgttagaagcaggaaaaatggacaagtgtaaggatttgagcgagtttgatgaaggaccaaattgtgatgactagaccactggatcagagcatctccaaaactccagctcttgtggggtgttcccggtctgcagtggtcagtacctatcaaaagtggtccaaggaaggaacagtggtgaaccggagacagggtcatgggcggccaaggctcattgtggggagtgaaggatggcccgtgtgatccgatccaacagacgagctactgttgctcaaattgctaaaaaatgaagttaatgctggttctgatagaaaggtgtcggtgcatgatgggtcagggctgttttggcagcaaaagggggaccaacacaatattaggcaggtggtcataatgttatcctGAGTCCTAAAGACTCTCCTGTGCCGACAGACACCGGAGTCTCATTTCATAGGGGTTACGTTATTTCTCCAACATGTAATACAGAATAATAATCTCTAAACCCAACTCCTCTGAAATACTTACTTTCTCCAGCTGAATTGACTCTCTGCACTGCTACCTGGCTCCAGGCTCCAGGAGCAGCACCACAGTCTATGACACTGAGTCCAGGCTTCAGCAGGCGGTGTTTCTCATCAATTTCCAGCAGTTTGAAGGCACTCCTGCAGCGGAAGTGCTGAAGGTGAGCTGCTTTAACGAAGGGGTCATTCACCTGTCGCTCCAGCCAGCGCTGCTCTGCACCACTCTTCCCCTTAAACCTCACAGGAGCTTTCTTCAGGAGCTGGCCCGTGGTGTGAATGCGACAAACTGGCAAATATAAACAATTCCACATGATTTCTACGAGTCTGGATGCTCAGGGGAATAAAATATCCAAGATGTTCTAGGCTAGACATCCATACCAACACCCAGGGTAAGACTTAACAACCTTTAAGAAACAAttttataacaaataacaaataatttcGACATGTTTTTCCGTCATGTCCTGATTATGACTGTCACAAACTCATGCTGGTTGTTATAACGCATGCTCATGCGTTATAGCCATATTGGTGCTTTACCGCCACCTACTGGAATGGAGAGTGCATCAGTTTCCTAGAACCCGAAAGAGTTAATACTACgactacaaaaaaaatgaaaatgaaaaaaggcaCTTATTTTAGGATACTCTTAGGACTCTTAACCTTTCTGTCAATTTATAACATGTGTTGTTTTCTCTAAGTATTTAAATGTAGTTAAAAGTCGATGTTTCCAGTCGAGATTATTTCAGTGTAACACACAGCGGGCGGAGTGTAAACACATGAACGCGGGAATGAACCTGTAGTCCATtcagtactgtgtgtatgtactgtagcATTTACTGGTTTTAATCCGTATTTTGATTACAACAATAAGCTTGTAATACGTTCTTGAACAAGTaagatattatattaatattatttacactGTATGTTTTGTCTATTGACTGAGACATCCCTGAATATTAGTACAAACTGCATGTGTCCTTATGCGGAATTGATTCATTTAGTTTGAGAAATTGTATTCATTAATCATAGCTGTCGTCTGTATCAATTAGTGGTGGGGAAAACAttgcaaatgttttttgtttgataGTAATATGTTTACCTTGTTTATAAAGAGGAATAACACAGCAGAGCATGCAGATATTCTGTAAAAATGCAATTCTGCAcgtggtggtgggggggtgtgtgtgtgtggggggggtgatgCGGCAGTATATGATGGGGAGaaagtgaattatttttatataatagcaCGGTGTGAAATGGGTTATAACAATTATGCCACAGCAGTGTGGCAGTGATTACATtgctttattaatgaatgacactTTGTACATTTTATAGTTATAATAGATTTAACACCTgagagacaagttagttcctgttctctcaACGATAAAACTTGTTACcgcagtatctctctctctctctctctcccatccaCGATTATACGTTTTACTTTGTTAAACATCAcgttttttaattcagttttttgttAGACTTAGATAGTGAGAAATGTATTGAACGCGCGCATTAATATTAACTAATTTTCCCGTTACAGCCGGGACTACTTTCTGAACcgtgctgtaataggaaaacAGGgtacacattctgaccaatcagatttcagcgTTTAACCTGGCTGTggtataaaacacacattctgaccaatcagctttcaGCGTTTAACCTGGCTGTggtataaaacacacattctgaccaatcagatttcagcatTTAACCTGGCTGTAgtataataacattttaatgacTACAATATTTGTGGccaagataaaataaaaacaagcaatgTAGTGCACTAGGCGTGGTGTAATAAGCTGCTTCTGTATAGGTGCCATTTGGGATTGAGTCTAAGCGTGTATTAAATAGGTCGATGTGTTTTATTAGATGTTTACAAGGAAGCTGCTGACGCTGGTGCTGGTGGTGCAGCCCGGTCGTGTGCTGCTGGGCATGAAGAAGCGTGGCTTCGGAGCTGGGAAATGGAACGGCTTTGGGGGCAAAGTTCAGCCTGGAGAGAGCATCGAACAAGCGGCGAGACGGTGAGGAGAACCATTAAACTTATGCACTGTGATGAGAGACACAACGTACAGACACGCTCTGCATTACAGCAACATTTATATTCGTCAGCTGTGTTTCTGTGGATTTGTTTATTCAAAGGTGTAAAcgtagatttttttaaatttcttattTCTacatacatcgatcaggcataacattatgatcactgacaggtcaagtgaataagactgatgatctcctgatcatggcacctgttagtgggtgggatatatcaggcagcaagtcaacattttgtccttaaagttgatgtgttagaagcaggaaaaatggacaagcgtaaggatttgagcgagtttgataaagggccaaattgtgatggctagaccactggatcagagcatctccaaaactgcagctcttgtggggtgttcccggtcagcagtggtcagtatctatcaaaagtggtctaaggaaggaacagtggtgaaccggagacatggtcatgggcggccaaggctcattgtggggagtgaaggctggcccgtgtgatccgatccaacagacgagctactgttgctcaaattgctgaagaagttaatgctggttctgatagaaaggtgtcagaatacacagtgcatgacagtttgttgcgtatgaggctgcatagccacagaccagtcagggtgcccttgctgacccctgtgcaccaaaaggatctgctgctaacatcttggtgccagattccacagcacaccttcgggGATCTACTCGAGTCCATACCTTGattggtcagggctgttttggcagcaaatgggggaccaacacaatattaggcaggtggtcataatgttatgcctgatcagtgtagctTTCAGGTCATTTGTAGAAGTAAGGAATATAAAAATCCATAATTGTTCCGTTAACATGATAAAAGATTAGCAAAGTGTGTGAAGTCCCTAAGAAACCCGTTAGGAAAACTGAATTCAGGTGATGAACGCTTGTTTGGTTGTGCCCCATGTCGGTTGTTTTATAGACACACTACATTAAAACGGGATTGAACAAACGGTTATGAGgtctaattttaattttatctaATGCACCTTTAACTGTTTGTCTATCCCAGTGAGGCGGTATTGCTCTTGCATTATTATTTTCAcctcacacaaatacaaatctGAACACTACTCATATAATCTCAAGATCAAGAGGGCAAGAGTCTTATACAAAATGACAGCCATTTCTTTTGTGATATTTCCAGACCAGAAATATAGATGTAATTAAAATTCCTTCTGTTTAAAGTAGAATGCTCAGAGGGTAGCGGGGAACTCGCAGGAAATATGACTGTTCAGAAAAATATGAACAAGCCCACAACCCTACTGATGTCGTTCAGTTTCCATAAAAACCCAGAGGTGTTGAAGaaatacaacacacatacaacacaaacacactttttttttaacatttatctcAAACACAATAAATCTATCAGCActatattgattttatttttaaatgtacataaataaattctcttaaaagaaaaattctacattttattttattttttaaattgcagTATAACCCAGATTCTGAGTATGTTAAGGTgcagtgtcctgtgttttatttcctcatgggatctctatctatctatctatctatctatctgtctgtctgtctgtctgtctgtctgtctgtctgtctgtctgtctgtctgtctgtctgtctgtctgtctatctatctatctatgtctgtctgtctgtctatctatatctatctgtctgtctgtgtctgtctgtctgtctgtctgtctatctatctatctatctatctatctatctatctatctatctatctgtctatctatctgtctgtctgtctgtctgtctgtctgtctgtctgtctgtctgtctgtctatctatctatctatctatctatctatctatctatatctgtctgtctgtctgtctgtctgtccgtctgtctatctatatctgtctgtctatctatctatctatctatctatatctgtctgtccgtctgtctatctatatctgtctgtctgtctatctatctatctatctatctatctatctatctatctatctatctatctatctatctatctatctatctatctatctatctatctatctatctatctatctatctatctatctatctatctatctatctatcctgacTGAAAATATCCGTGTATTTTAATTACAGGGAGCTGTTGGAGGAAAGCAGCCTCACTGTAAAAACGCTGCACAAGATCGGAAACATCACGTTCGAATTCGTTGGAGAAACAGAGCTGATGGACGTCCACATTTTCCGAGCCGACGATTACAGCGGCGAGCCGACCGAATCAGAAGGTAATATCAGACCTAGCCGCACTCCCTCACTGAGTTTGTGGCCTGCTCTTcactgtttaaatgtttatatcctgtggatgtttttcttttagaaatGAGGCCTCAGTGGTTCGATCTGGACAAAATCCCCTTCGGTGAAATGTGGGCAGACGACGTGTTGTGGTTCCCGCTGATGCTGCAGAAGAAAAAGTTTTTGGGCTACTTCAAGTTCCAGGGCCATGATGTGATCCTGGAACAAAAGCTGAATGAGGTGCAGGAGATTTGATCAGACCTTGAGCAGAGATGTAAGGAGGCGACGCTTCTGTTCACACTCCGCTGTAGGGGTCGTGTGGAAGAAACAGACTCTTAGCAATATCATCAGCTTGTCCTGGTGACACACGGAGCCTTTTCAGACTGGTTTATAACACACGTCCAGGTGAATGCCATCACAGGAGTCTTCAGGTGACCACTTGTGATTTATCTATGAATAATGTCCATGAGCCTTGCACCTGATTGCATACCTACGTAACTCTTACAATCATTTTCTTCCTGCTAGAAACATATTTTGGCTGAGAATCCAAAATGAACCtcaagtccttttttttttttttttttacgtctcACCAACAATGTTAAGGTTTCATCTGAAACATTGCCTCAAATATTAGTTCACTTTTAAGtgtaatgattaaaaatgacatGACAGGACGATATCTCAAGTGGTTGAATTTTTGCATTGTGACCATAATGACTCATCTCTCACCAGTGTAAGACCCAAACATTTATCAGATTAATAACATGCGTTTCTGTCATGATGCTTCAAGCAGCATCGTAGGCTAGCTAGTGCATCATTAAACACTTCTATGTTCTCCAACTCAAACAAATCGTATATAGACGCTTTCTTACATTCCTATACTTTAATGTCTCATCATCCATCATTAAGCAACACTATCACACTGGAACTTAGTTTATATTAACTTCTCCGACAATGTTACGTCCCAGACGGCTTTTATTTCCACTGTGCACTAATCTGAGCACTAAACACCGTGTTCAGTAGTGATGTTATCTAACCTGTGAGGTGCACTTTATACTCAACTGCCCTCCGAAGCAGGAAGAAAGCAGTAACATCTCTTGCAGGGTTTTTATTCAATTAATTTGTGAAGCTGAATGTAAGTGCACTGAAGGACCACCGAGCCACATCATACTGTTTCTAAATATCACGGTAATGTTCTGAAGCAAGTTTTCAATCCCTGTACGTTTTCCTAACACATGTTCTGTATTGTCtgtaaaactttttttctttttttttaatatttagccAGTATTATTTGGCAGGATATAGAAAGATTCTTATAGCTTTTATCTCAGACGTTGTTTAAGGGTTTACTTCACTGACTTCTGTTATTAGTTTGTCGTTCAGATATTagcggggtttttttttttttttaccctttacACTGGAAAAACTGACAGCAGGTAGAAATATTTCGAACGTAGTCAGAAATGTGTTCAGCATTTTCTGTAAAATCTATAGTAGATAGTATACCGATCAGGTATTACATTACATAATATTAGGTtggttcccccttttgctgccaaaacagccctgacacctgaaggtgtgctgtagtatctggccTCAAGATATTTTAAGTACAGAAGATCCTTTAACTATAAGTTGCAACCTACAaggcttaaaggatactttttcggatcacacgggccagccttcactccttaCATgcgtcaatgagccttggctgtccatgactctgtctccggttcaccactgttccttccttggaccacttttgatagatactgaccactgcagaccgggaacaccccacaagagctgcagttttggagatgctctgatccagtggtctagccatcacaatttggccctttgtcaaactcaaagcacaaatccttacgcttgtccatttttcctgcttctaacatcaactttgaggacaaaatgttgacttgctgcctaatatatcccactaacaggtgccatgatgatgagatcatcagtgtcattcacttcacctgtcagtggtcataatgttatgcctgatcggtgtaatttTCATTTACAAATTTTAGACTTTAGCAAAAGAACAAGACTATTTCAAGCATCTTGGATTAGTATTTTATAACAGGTAGTACTCAACTGAAATCaggatgtttacatttattcatcaagctttttttttttgtggtaagTGCAGTCACTTCACATACGGCTGACCGGGCGAACAGAATTAATGCGGTTATTCCAACGtgttatgttttatgtaaatgcaTCATAAAGAAGTGAATTTGTCTGAGTGCTCTGTTGGAAACTGGGATGTTTTTGTATCATCAGCATTATGACAGACTCCATTAGCACTCAGAAGAAACAAGCAGCTCAtgcaaaatgttcatttttgttcTGCTGTTTTGCTTGCACTTTCTTAGCAAACTTAAATGTCCCAATAAATGTCACGCACCTTAAAATGCCTCTGTAGTTGTGGTCTTAAGTTTACATATGgaaaatgttaattattttaaagaGTCAAGGAGGTGTCAACTTTTGAGCGGGATGATCAGTGTCAAtgaatattattttgtttatataattGAATCCTGCCCCAGAAGCTACAATGAGATATTTACATTCTCCAGATAATGACAATTTACACCGATCATCCTGGTCCAGATGTTAATCTTAATGTATCATGTTGCCCTCTTAAGCATCAGTGAAGCTTTGGGGTTTTTGTAATGAGTCCCTCAGTAGTTCACAGTGTATAAAGATGGCTCTCATCATCCTATATTCAGTGGAAAGGTGTCCGATATGCAGAAGATGCTGTGTGGAGTGTGCAGAAGCTGGAGGACTCATGAACAACGATCATAAAAACATGGTGGTCGCAGGTAACAACACTGTTAAGAATCGAGCGAGTGTAAACTTCTGAACTGGTTCACTTGTGCAGATTCAGATTATTGTATCTTCTGGACTCGGTgggaaataaatagaataaaacagaataaaataaacagtgcagtttttttttatttttattcctcttattcatttatattttttaatgaacatttcGCTGATTCTGTAAAGTGTATGCAAACATATGAAATTAAATTTTATGatccctcttttttctttttaattattaattactgaaaaattatttttgaattatttatgtaaaaatatttattgaaaaatgaacattttgaattattaatgtttattattgtgagctgattttattttcattttaattatatttttttgccaCGTTGCTCGTCAGTAATCTTCGGATAGTTTGACACAAGTAGCTTTAGAAATACTTAATCTACTGTGAAAATGTCTCGTTTTGTTTATCTTCAGTCATTATGGTTTTGTTTAATATGATCACATTCAATACAAAACACAGATCGTTTAAATCTCCTGCTTTATTGTAGATTAGCAAAAATGTACATATAACAACACGAGGAAAAACAGATGCAGTTGAATAAACGTGTGCGTGCACtctaaaagaaatgaaagctgTAATTTGCCATAATGCCAGTAGTGGGCAGACTGCTGCACGTGCTCGATCCATCAAGCAAATACAAGTGATGAGCAAATAAAATGGATGATTATATAAAATCATCCAAAATAGTTCTTATGCACAAATGTTGAAtttatacaaaatgtaaaaagcaTGGCTGAACAAATCAGGATACTGGATGATAAAAGAccacaccagtataacacacacatgcacgcacacacacacacacgcacgatcTGTTGGATAATATACGAGTGAAACTACTGGTATAGAATATCTATATTATATAAGTTAATAAAGATTTAATATCAATTTGTTTCTTTCAGTTTGCTTCATATTTTCACCTGAGACATACTACTACtatgaattttgacatttctttctgctttaaaaaaaacaatctgaaaCAATCTTTGGTTTGTTCTTCAGATGTCAGTTTCCTGTTCTGTTATGCACATCATTAATGTCGATTTTTTGGGCTTTCACACGTGAAATATTACCCTGGGTGGTTATAAACTCCAgataaacagaatcctgggttgtGTATTGGGAGGTTTGACACTGCTCCTACTTTACCCGGGGTTAACACCGAGTCCTGACTCTTTATAATTCACACTACATTCCTAAACTGTCTCCTATGCATACTGTATGTGCATTATCAACAATCCTGTTTGGATAAATCCAGTGAAATCGCAGGTCTGCTGTTCTGCACATGAGCAGGTTTTGTTgtctttcacagctttctgaACTTTTCAGCTCTTTTTAAGTTTGTGTAATTGTCCTTGATATCCAACTTCTGCAAATTTGTCAGCATGACGTATTTCCTTCTCACTACGATGCACACTTCCATGACGTTCTGTGTTTTTCCTCCTGACTCGTTTTTATGTTGATTTTCACGTGATATGAGGCACGTcctgttcagtttctgattcTATGTCTGTCGCTAAGCATCTAAAAATACGATTTTAACACCACGTCATTCCACTCTGAACATGTTCAGCACCACAATGTATAGTTAAAGTTTCAAAAGCTTCCGTACAGGGTTTTATAACCCCGGGTAAAAAGCAATCCTAACCCCGCTTCTAAATTACACGTGTAAAATGTTCCTCCACCTGGGGTTTTAAAGGCAGTGTTTAGTGTGACAACAGCTAAGGGTTAAGCACAGTGTCAATGGCCCTTTTATGTACTCTAGATTTTGGGCTCAGACTTTGCaactatgaaataaaatagagcTAGTCGAAGCTCTGGTTTGTTTAGCACAGAAAGGATTATAGTAGTAATTTTGACACTATGCCACTATTAAAAACTTAGTTCTCTTCAAAGGTTTTGCAGATATACACTACATGGAGATATAACCTGCATCTTAGTGGACACagacttaaaaagaaaaaaaaaagaagaagaagagcaatACTGCCATCCTCTGGCTGTAAACGTATTATACAGAGTATGATTATGTACAAAAGTGAAGTTAGCAATTAGCTTATAAGTAAGTAGCTTATAATGACCTATATAGCAAGCACATCTAGGCTAAGCATTCAGGACTACGTTAAAAAAAGATCCTTTTCATTTACGCTACCTTACAAAGATATtaattttatacaaaatatGTTGCTGTCATTTTGTGATCAAGCATGAAGCGCTAATGATCAAAGATCAATACAATGAGAAGAAGTAGAGAAAGTaactcaaagagagagagagaacgagagagagagagagccatgaaggaaagaaaagtgCCTTGAAGCAGATCTGGCAGCGCAGCGTTTCCATTTCCTTCTTCTCTGCACCACATCTAGGCTATTTTGGCGTGAGAGGAGGAGACTGACATCCATTACTGTCTGCAAAAAGTCCACTCAGCTTGGACTGAAGATTGTTCCAAACCTGGCCCATCTACACAGAGATAAAAGACAAGATCATGAGACAAGCAGAATACGAGAGCTGACTTGGTTTCTGTAAAAGCCCTTACAAAAGCTAACACATTTTTTGGTTGTTATTTCACATTTCCTACATGATTCTAAATGTTTTCTTGAacattgtggaaatatataacTACGGAAAGAACACCACATTAATTCCACAGTAAGCTTAACTTTCTCCTGAAGAGACCGCCAAAAGCTTCTGTCGAATTCTTTCATCGATAAGATTTAGTTTAACGTTCCCATTTAAAACCCACGAAGTGGTAATAGAAGTCTTAACGTTACAAAATATGTGCACCATTTACTTCATGGAGATGGTCGCTGCCAGTGAAATGTCTGCACTTAACAGATTCATCCTCAAATTACCAAAAGTAGTGCTTTCATTTTATAGAAAACGCGACCCGTAATTTAAAGTTGCTTAAAGCTCGGGTCTAAGTAGCTggatgtcatatatatatataagtctCCTTAatggaagaaaaacacacacacaactatgtAGATACCTGACCATGTGTTTCTTGAACATCCCGTTTAAGATTTATAACTCTTTGCTATTAATAATAAGCTTCACTGttctcttctgggaaagctttcctcTAGATGTTTGCTTTAAAAGTGATTAATATGCTAAATTTATGATGAAACTATGAGCAAATAAGGCTTAAAAATGGGTTCAAGTTTTATTTAAGCTTGTCATTAAAGCAGAACAAACTCTCTTCCAAATGTTAGTTTTTTTAACTGAACTCATAGGAACTTCCTCTTCCCACACATGTAGTGTATTACACTCATAACCTGTTCTTTCTAAGCATATATGAGAGCATCTTGCTCAGCAAGGTAGTACGCTGAACTATTTTAGAACTAGTGTAGATGGTCCAAATTTTCATCCAAGCCAAAGTCCacttgtaaaatgtaaaatgtgggCTTCAGGGATATTCAGGATATTTTTTAGATACTATAAGTGAGATCTAAAGGAAGATTTGGATTATTAATGTCCACATGGGAACAGAGAGACCTACAGTTGTGAAGGAAGTGGGTGTAACCTTGAGTTTGGCTTTTAGTGGCTGGAACCATGTTCAAGAATCAGAATGAACTGGACATTAGAATAAGCTCCATTTAGCTTTTCTGTAATCCCGTGGAGAATCTGAAGTTCACTCGGGTTACGGATTACTGACAGCTTTATAGATGTCCCTTGGCTGCTGGACAAAATTGATTTTCTGTCAAGAAAAGAGTGAGTCTTAGATACTTGTAACGTTCAAGCAGACTCCCCCGCATGATATTGTGGTGCCAAAGGCCAGTCCTTTTTTCATGGAGACAATCTGTAAATGTGGAACCTgagaaaatgaattaataacaGTCCAGAAAAGTTCAATTGTCCTTAAAGAACTTAAGAAAGGGTTTCAGATATACTGTGGAGGAAGAATAGGGCCTGGTCCAGTCATTTGTGTAATGAATGTATAAGAAAGGACTGATGATACAATTTATGGCCAgacgtttgtggacacctgaccatgacACTCATATGTGCTGGTCGAACATCCTATTCCAAAAGGCATGccattaatatggagttgggttactcttctcttctcttctgtgaagTTTTTCcgctagatgttggagcatgactgtggggattagtgatcattcagctacaagagcattagtgagatcagacactgatgttctaagagtgaggaggtctggggttcagtcggtgttccagttcatcccaaaggtgttcagtggggttgagtcagagtcagggctcgaCATGGGTTCTTCCAAAAAAACTTTGGAATGTGTTCATGAAGCTCACTTTCTGTACAACGTGTTTGGCctattagttccagtgaaaggaacagtTTTAGGTATATGGCTGTGATAGtcatgtgtccacaaactt is from Hemibagrus wyckioides isolate EC202008001 linkage group LG24, SWU_Hwy_1.0, whole genome shotgun sequence and encodes:
- the nudt1 gene encoding oxidized purine nucleoside triphosphate hydrolase encodes the protein MFTRKLLTLVLVVQPGRVLLGMKKRGFGAGKWNGFGGKVQPGESIEQAARRELLEESSLTVKTLHKIGNITFEFVGETELMDVHIFRADDYSGEPTESEEMRPQWFDLDKIPFGEMWADDVLWFPLMLQKKKFLGYFKFQGHDVILEQKLNEVQEI